A window from Citrus sinensis cultivar Valencia sweet orange chromosome 3, DVS_A1.0, whole genome shotgun sequence encodes these proteins:
- the LOC102627530 gene encoding uncharacterized protein LOC102627530 isoform X3: MENKKKSENGCGIEDDEESLQLLGGDRENQVGLASAGGGGEEATCRFGAGGNGGAAAGEILDVKAFHQLFGEDGGGNLVNEDFLQVGKSSVNACENGGLDFASELFEGLFGEVSGGGNGGEGIGSLFGQVNGSGGGDGNGGLGFCGEGFGGLFGSVDDGNGIERLFGEIAASGNANDGKSALVMPKRKRGRPVGSKNKKKVPAYQADIEGLSKVGEDGIEGPMKKRGRPKGSKNKRKKNFDEQNQEFPGQIARGEDRDGKITCNIEQPIGDGNAEPKYRQGQCSAVERGYNSVVGTILQAGSEIQRDTGMPVDASFGDAAVRENVKPKKKRGRPKGSKSKKQKLAEGNQEIASAKVCDDTITCNIEQSIIGDGIVEPKYRQAHSTAVGEVHSAGEGVYNGVVGTILPTGLKIQRDRGMPVNARFGDGVVRENVKPEKKRGRPKGSKSKKQKLAKGNQEISSDIVCGVGDYYSNVRLEGLENQRVTAVNEEYGIVNVEASNGDGADCVTAGAKDKPAWLQVFNNTKNHFAGVVYEVPVEILVGDNACDQNFRPLDLENKRTTCGGDENRKMNVEATEGETVNSMPRKKRGRPKGWKKKKEIVGAEEIIQPLSGRDNIVLLKRKRGRPKGWKKKKEIVGAEEIIQQLSGGGNIVLLKKKRGRPMGSKKKNKILTSEENRRMPGNIVCDNSSGHKNVLPVSLERTSMAKGEEKQQVGDVQKNDCGNKKPCKRGRGKDGKNKRAVFYGKALNRILAKKHQNQRPPTKIGEEKGKYMKVKRGCLVEEGSDIGHGDINTCKLSNDSVKIEKRTRGRPRKICNQSENSESIDATSCKKEQRGLMCHQCLRNDRSDVVVCANCKRKRYCYQCVAKWYPEKTREDIEIACPFCRGNCNCRVCLKQDLDVLAGHQEEDKNIKLEKLLYLLQKTLPLLRHIQQEQNSELEVESKICGIQLTEDHVKRSVLDDDDRVYCDNCSTSIVNFHRSCPNPDCSYDLCLTCCWEIRKDIQSGDKEAKSSQQQVFEKVRGQVAELNGQNSVNFGTDDCVADMSCKFLDWRAEPHGRIPCPAKARGGCGTQMLTLRRIFDANWVSKLITTAEDLTFSYRSLDVNVSQGCSLCHPVDSAENGTKPLEVRQAAYRENSQDNYLYCPNAIQLGNSAIEHFQMHWIRGEPVIVRNVLETTCGLSWDPMVMWRAFVGARRILKEEAHKVKAIDCLEWCEVEINIFQFFKGYLEGRRYRNGWPGMLKLKDWPPSNSFEECLPRHGAEFIAMLPFADYTHPKSGPLNLATKLPAVLKPDLGPKAYIAYGSSEELGRGDSVTKLHCDISDAVNVLTHTAEVKIPPWQQKIIKNLQKKYDAEDLDKLSSRVPNASGRVGRKPQKKPPKEKNPKVNTTGSDSLMEHFNLEEKKQDGLQNTSQEGEYSKGLDALWLTPKRRESALGQSDFHGPKPDQGERDAASESLPDNRIQSYNNCLDDARANPSFPNGMDTGHSCAAVEEFQPAHALEGNHETVEGSVCNQDHPYDVAGKTELVKGEGSLEATYSDDGVDNEASIESDVNAERDNFLDNHMTDVVYGGAVWDIFRRQDVPKLIEYLQKHQKEFRHINNHPVTSVIHPIHDQTLFLSERHKKQLKEEFNVEPWTFEQHLGEAVFIPAGCPHQVRNRKSCIKVALDFVSPENVQECIQLTEEFRLLPKGHRANEDKLEVKKMALYAVSAAVSEAQILTSKSE, from the exons ATggagaacaagaagaagagtGAAAATGGTTGTGGAATCGAAGATGATGAGGAGAGTTTGCAGCTTTTGGGTGGGGATCGGGAAAATCAAGTGGGTTTGGCTTCTGCAGGTGGAGGAGGAGAAGAAGCTACGTGTCGGTTTGGTGCTGGTGGTAATGGTGGTGCTGCTGCTGGCGAAATTCTTGATGTTAAAGCTTTTCATCAGTTGTTTGGTGAAGATGGAGGTGGGAATCTTGTGAATGAAGATTTTTTACAGGTGGGTAAATCTAGTGTCAATGCTTGTGAGAATGGTGGTTTGGATTTTGCTAGTGAGCTATTTGAGGGTTTGTTTGGTGAAGTCAGTGGTGGTGGAAATGGTGGTGAAGGAATTGGCAGCCTTTTTGGTCAAGTTAATggtagtggtggtggtgatggaAATGGGGGTTTGGGATTTTGTGGAGAAGGGTTTGGGGGTCTGTTTGGGAGTGTTGATGATGGTAATGGAATCGAGCGTCTGTTTGGTGAAATAGCAGCAAGTGGAAATGCAAATGATGGTAAGAGTGCTCTGGTAATGCCAAAGCGTAAGCGTGGCAGGCCTGTGGGTtcaaagaataagaaaaaggTTCCTGCTTACCAAGCTGATATTGAAGGGTTAAGCAAAGTTGGTGAGGATGGGATTGAGGGGCCTATGAAGAAGCGAGGTCGGCCAAAGGGTTCTAAGaataagagaaagaaaaattttgatgagCAAAATCAAGAATTTCCTGGTCAAATTGCAAGGGGTGAAGATCGTGATGGGAAAATTACTTGCAATATTGAACAGCCAATTGGAGATGGGAATGCGGAGCCTAAGTATAGGCAAGGTCAGTGTAGTGCAGTTGAGAGAGGTTACAATAGTGTTGTTGGTACTATTTTGCAGGCAGGTTCAGAGATTCAGAGGGATACTGGAATGCCCGTTGACGCCAGTTTTGGTGACGCAGCCGTAAGAGAGAATGTCAAGCCAAAGAAAAAGCGTGGACGACCAAAGGGTTCCAAGAGCAAGAAGCAGAAGCTGGCTGAAGGTAATCAAGAAATTGCAAGTGCTAAAGTTTGTGATGATACAATTACTTGCAATATTGAACAGTCAATTATTGGAGATGGGATTGTGGAGCCTAAGTATAGGCAAGCACATTCAACTGCAGTTGGTGAAGTGCATAGTGCAGGTGAGGGAGTTTACAATGGTGTTGTTGGGACTATTTTGCCGACAGGTTTGAAGATTCAAAGGGATAGGGGAATGCCAGTTAACGCCAGATTTGGTGATGGAGTGGTTAGAGAGAATGTCAAGCCAGAGAAAAAGCGTGGACGACCAAAGGGTTCCAAGAGCAAGAAGCAGAAGTTGGCTAAAGGTAATCAAGAAATTTCCAGTGATATTGTATGTGGTGTTGGCGATTATTATAGTAATGTTAGACTTGAGGGTTTGGAGAACCAGAGGGTTACTGCTGTAAATGAGGAATACGGGATAGTGAACGTTGAAGCTAGTAATGGTGATGGAGCTGATTGTGTGACAGCAGGGGCAAAGGATAAGCCTGCCTGGCTACAGGTTTTTAACAATACGAAGAACCATTTTGCTGGCGTTGTTTATGAGGTGCCTGTTGAAATTTTGGTAGGTGATAATGCCTGTGACCAGAATTTTAGGCCTCTGGATTTAGAGAATAAGAGGACTACATGTGGAGGTGATGAAAATAGGAAAATGAATGTTGAAGCAACTGAAGGTGAAACTGTGAATTCCATGCCGAGGAAGAAGCGTGGCCGGCCAAAAG gttggaagaagaagaaggaaattGTTGGTGCTGAAGAAATTATTCAACCGCTGTCAGGCAGAGACAATATTGTACTGTTAAAGAGAAAGCGAGGCAGGCCAAAAGgttggaagaagaagaaggaaattGTTGGTGCCGAAGAAATTATTCAACAGCTGTCAGGCGGAGGCAATATTGTACTGTTAAAGAAAAAGCGAGGCAGGCCTATGGGttctaaaaaaaagaacaaaattctTACCAGTGAAGAAAATCGCAGAATGCCTGGCAATATTGTGTGTGATAATAGTTCTGGTCATAAGAATGTACTTCCAGTGAGCTTAGAGAGAACAAGCATGgcaaaaggagaagaaaaacaGCAGGTTGGGGATGTGCAGAAGAATGATTGTGGTAATAAGAAGCCATGCAAGCGAGGCCGAGGAAAGGATGGAAAGAATAAGAGAGCAGTTTTTTATGGGAAAGCTTTGAATAGGATTTTAGCGAAGAAGCATCAAAATCAGAGACCTCCTACTAAGATAGGAGAGGAAAAGGGAAAATATATGAAAGTGAAAAGGGGTTGTCTGGTTGAAGAAGGAAGTGATATCGGCCATGGAGATATAAATACATGCAAGTTATCAAATGACTCtgtcaaaattgaaaagaggACTAGAGGAAGACCAAGGAAAATTTGCAACCAATCAGAAAACTCAGAGTCAATC GATGCTACCAGCTGCAAAAAGGAGCAGAGGGGTTTGATGTGCCACCAATGTTTGAGGAATGATAGGAGTGATGTTGTCGTTTGTGCCAATTGCAAAAGGAAACGCTATTGCTATCAATGTGTTGCAAAGTG GTACCCAGAGAAAACAAGAGAGGACATAGAGATTGCCTGTCCTTTCTGCAGGGGCAATTGCAATTGCAGAGTATGCCTTAAACAAGATTTAGATGTTCTG GCTGGGCACCAAGAAGAGGATAAAAATATCAAGTTGGAAAAGTTACTTTACTTGCTACAAAAGACGCTACCTCTCCTGAGGCATATTCAACAGGAGCAGAACTCTGAATTGGAAGTAGAATCCAAAATCTGTG GTATCCAGTTGACAGAAGATCATGTGAAGAGATCTGTACTGGACGATGATGATCGAGTGTATTG TGACAATTGCAGTACATCCATTGTCAATTTCCACAGAAGCTGTCCAAATCCTGATTGTTCCTATGATCTCTGTCTCACTTGTTGTTGggaaataagaaaagataTTCAGTCTGGAGATAAGGAAGCAAAATCTTCTCAACAGcaagtttttgaaaaagtgCGTGGTCAAGTGGCAGAATTGAATGGCCAAAATTCTGTAAATTTTGGAACAGATGATTGCGTGGCTGATATGTCTTGTAAATTTCTTGATTGGAGAGCAGAGCCTCATGGTAGGATCCCCTGTCCTGCCAAAGCACGGGGAGGTTGTGGGACTCAAATGCTTACCCTTAGACGCATTTTTGATGCTAATTGGGTTAGCAAATTGATTACGACTGCAGAAGATCTGACTTTCAGTTATCGTTCACTGGATGTCAATGTTTCTCAAGGATGTTCTTTGTGTCATCCTGTTGATTCTGCTGAAAATGGAACAAAACCTCTTGAGGTAAGGCAGGCAGCTTATAGAGAGAACAGTCAGGACAATTATCTGTACTGCCCAAATGCAATCCAATTGGGAAACAGTGCAATTGAGCATTTTCAAATGCACTGGATCAGAGGGGAACCAGTTATTGTCAGAAACGTACTTGAAACGACTTGTGGACTTAGTTGGGATCCGATGGTCATGTGGAGGGCCTTTGTCGGGGCACGGAGGATATTAAAAGAGGAAGCTCACAAGGTTAAAGCCATTGATTGTTTGGAGTGGTGTGAG gttgaaattaatattttccagTTCTTTAAGGGGTACTTAGAAGGTCGAAGGTACAGGAATGGATGGCCAGGAATGCTGAAGTTGAAGGATTGGCCTCCATCAAATTCATTTGAGGAGTGTTTGCCAAGGCATGGTGCTGAATTCATAGCTATGCTTCCCTTTGCTGATTATACCCATCCAAAATCTGGTCCATTGAATCTTGCCACAAAGCTTCCTGCTGTTTTAAAGCCTGACTTGGGACCCAAAGCATACATTGCTTATGGGTCTTCGGAAGAACTTGGAAGAGGTGATTCAGTGACGAAACTACATTGTGACATTTCTGATGCG GTCAATGTTCTGACTCACACAGCTGAAGTGAAGATTCCCCCATGGcaacaaaaaatcattaaaaatttacagaaGAAATATGATGCTGAAGATTTGGACAAGCTTTCAAGTCGTGTGCCAAATGCATCAGGTAGAGTGGGAAGGAAGCCACAAAAAAAAcctccaaaagaaaaaaaccctAAAGTGAACACCACTGGGAGTGACTCCTTAATGgagcattttaatttagagGAAAAGAAACAAGATGGCTTACAAAACACATCCCAAGAGGGAGAATATTCAAAAGGGTTGGATGCCCTGTGGTTAACTCCAAAAAGGAGAGAATCTGCTCTGGGGCAGTCTGATTTTCATGGTCCAAAACCAGACCAGGGTGAGAGGGATGCAGCTTCAGAGTCCTTACCAGACAACAGGATTCAGAGCTATAATAATTGTCTGGATGATGCTAGGGCTAATCCCTCCTTTCCAAATGGGATGGATACAGGGCACAGCTGTGCTGCAGTTGAAGAATTTCAACCTGCCCATGCACTTGAGGGTAACCATGAAACAGTTGAGGGAAGTGTGTGCAATCAAGACCATCCTTATGATGTAGCAGGGAAAACAGAACTTGTCAAGGGTGAAGGGTCTTTGGAGGCAACTTATTCAGATGATGGAGTTGATAATGAAGCATCAATTGAGTCCGATGTGAATGCAGAAAGAGATAATTTTCTGGATAATCACATGACAGATGTTGTATATGGTGGTGCTGTTTGGGACATTTTCCGTAGGCAGGATGTACCCAAATTGATTGAGTACTTACAGAAGCATCAGAAAGAATTCCGCCACATTAATAATCATCCTGTGACTTCT GTTATTCACCCCATTCATGACCAGACCCTTTTTCTAAGTGAGAGACATAAAAAGCAGCTGAAGGAGGAGTTTA ATGTTGAACCTTGGACATTCGAGCAACATCTTGGTGAGGCTGTTTTCATTCCTGCTGGATGCCCACATCAAGTGAGAAATAGAAAG TCCTGCATTAAAGTGGCCCTCGACTTCGTATCCCCTGAAAATGTTCAAGAATGCATTCAGTTGACTGAGGAGTTTCGTTTGCTTCCAAAAGGTCACAGAGCAAATGAAGACAAATTAGag GTAAAGAAGATGGCATTATATGCCGTAAGCGCAGCTGTAAGTGAAGCCCAAATTCTTACTTCGAAATCCGAGTGA
- the LOC102627530 gene encoding uncharacterized protein LOC102627530 isoform X2 produces MENKKKSENGCGIEDDEESLQLLGGDRENQVGLASAGGGGEEATCRFGAGGNGGAAAGEILDVKAFHQLFGEDGGGNLVNEDFLQVGKSSVNACENGGLDFASELFEGLFGEVSGGGNGGEGIGSLFGQVNGSGGGDGNGGLGFCGEGFGGLFGSVDDGNGIERLFGEIAASGNANDGKSALVMPKRKRGRPVGSKNKKKVPAYQADIEGLSKVGEDGIEGPMKKRGRPKGSKNKRKKNFDEQNQEFPGQIARGEDRDGKITCNIEQPIGDGNAEPKYRQGQCSAVERGYNSVVGTILQAGSEIQRDTGMPVDASFGDAAVRENVKPKKKRGRPKGSKSKKQKLAEGNQEIASAKVCDDTITCNIEQSIIGDGIVEPKYRQAHSTAVGEVHSAGEGVYNGVVGTILPTGLKIQRDRGMPVNARFGDGVVRENVKPEKKRGRPKGSKSKKQKLAKGNQEISSDIVCGVGDYYSNVRLEGLENQRVTAVNEEYGIVNVEASNGDGADCVTAGAKDKPAWLQVFNNTKNHFAGVVYEVPVEILVGDNACDQNFRPLDLENKRTTCGGDENRKMNVEATEGETVNSMPRKKRGRPKGWKKKKEIVGAEEIIQPLSGGDNFVLLKRKRGRPKGWKKKKEIVGAEEIIQQLSGGGNIVLLKKKRGRPMGSKKKNKILTSEENRRMPGNIVCDNSSGHKNVLPVSLERTSMAKGEEKQQVGDVQKNDCGNKKPCKRGRGKDGKNKRAVFYGKALNRILAKKHQNQRPPTKIGEEKGKYMKVKRGCLVEEGSDIGHGDINTCKLSNDSVKIEKRTRGRPRKICNQSENSESIDATSCKKEQRGLMCHQCLRNDRSDVVVCANCKRKRYCYQCVAKWYPEKTREDIEIACPFCRGNCNCRVCLKQDLDVLAGHQEEDKNIKLEKLLYLLQKTLPLLRHIQQEQNSELEVESKICGIQLTEDHVKRSVLDDDDRVYCDNCSTSIVNFHRSCPNPDCSYDLCLTCCWEIRKDIQSGDKEAKSSQQQVFEKVRGQVAELNGQNSVNFGTDDCVADMSCKFLDWRAEPHGRIPCPAKARGGCGTQMLTLRRIFDANWVSKLITTAEDLTFSYRSLDVNVSQGCSLCHPVDSAENGTKPLEVRQAAYRENSQDNYLYCPNAIQLGNSAIEHFQMHWIRGEPVIVRNVLETTCGLSWDPMVMWRAFVGARRILKEEAHKVKAIDCLEWCEVEINIFQFFKGYLEGRRYRNGWPGMLKLKDWPPSNSFEECLPRHGAEFIAMLPFADYTHPKSGPLNLATKLPAVLKPDLGPKAYIAYGSSEELGRGDSVTKLHCDISDAVNVLTHTAEVKIPPWQQKIIKNLQKKYDAEDLDKLSSRVPNASGRVGRKPQKKPPKEKNPKVNTTGSDSLMEHFNLEEKKQDGLQNTSQEGEYSKGLDALWLTPKRRESALGQSDFHGPKPDQGERDAASESLPDNRIQSYNNCLDDARANPSFPNGMDTGHSCAAVEEFQPAHALEGNHETVEGSVCNQDHPYDVAGKTELVKGEGSLEATYSDDGVDNEASIESDVNAERDNFLDNHMTDVVYGGAVWDIFRRQDVPKLIEYLQKHQKEFRHINNHPVTSVIHPIHDQTLFLSERHKKQLKEEFNVEPWTFEQHLGEAVFIPAGCPHQVRNRKSCIKVALDFVSPENVQECIQLTEEFRLLPKGHRANEDKLEVKKMALYAVSAAVSEAQILTSKSE; encoded by the exons ATggagaacaagaagaagagtGAAAATGGTTGTGGAATCGAAGATGATGAGGAGAGTTTGCAGCTTTTGGGTGGGGATCGGGAAAATCAAGTGGGTTTGGCTTCTGCAGGTGGAGGAGGAGAAGAAGCTACGTGTCGGTTTGGTGCTGGTGGTAATGGTGGTGCTGCTGCTGGCGAAATTCTTGATGTTAAAGCTTTTCATCAGTTGTTTGGTGAAGATGGAGGTGGGAATCTTGTGAATGAAGATTTTTTACAGGTGGGTAAATCTAGTGTCAATGCTTGTGAGAATGGTGGTTTGGATTTTGCTAGTGAGCTATTTGAGGGTTTGTTTGGTGAAGTCAGTGGTGGTGGAAATGGTGGTGAAGGAATTGGCAGCCTTTTTGGTCAAGTTAATggtagtggtggtggtgatggaAATGGGGGTTTGGGATTTTGTGGAGAAGGGTTTGGGGGTCTGTTTGGGAGTGTTGATGATGGTAATGGAATCGAGCGTCTGTTTGGTGAAATAGCAGCAAGTGGAAATGCAAATGATGGTAAGAGTGCTCTGGTAATGCCAAAGCGTAAGCGTGGCAGGCCTGTGGGTtcaaagaataagaaaaaggTTCCTGCTTACCAAGCTGATATTGAAGGGTTAAGCAAAGTTGGTGAGGATGGGATTGAGGGGCCTATGAAGAAGCGAGGTCGGCCAAAGGGTTCTAAGaataagagaaagaaaaattttgatgagCAAAATCAAGAATTTCCTGGTCAAATTGCAAGGGGTGAAGATCGTGATGGGAAAATTACTTGCAATATTGAACAGCCAATTGGAGATGGGAATGCGGAGCCTAAGTATAGGCAAGGTCAGTGTAGTGCAGTTGAGAGAGGTTACAATAGTGTTGTTGGTACTATTTTGCAGGCAGGTTCAGAGATTCAGAGGGATACTGGAATGCCCGTTGACGCCAGTTTTGGTGACGCAGCCGTAAGAGAGAATGTCAAGCCAAAGAAAAAGCGTGGACGACCAAAGGGTTCCAAGAGCAAGAAGCAGAAGCTGGCTGAAGGTAATCAAGAAATTGCAAGTGCTAAAGTTTGTGATGATACAATTACTTGCAATATTGAACAGTCAATTATTGGAGATGGGATTGTGGAGCCTAAGTATAGGCAAGCACATTCAACTGCAGTTGGTGAAGTGCATAGTGCAGGTGAGGGAGTTTACAATGGTGTTGTTGGGACTATTTTGCCGACAGGTTTGAAGATTCAAAGGGATAGGGGAATGCCAGTTAACGCCAGATTTGGTGATGGAGTGGTTAGAGAGAATGTCAAGCCAGAGAAAAAGCGTGGACGACCAAAGGGTTCCAAGAGCAAGAAGCAGAAGTTGGCTAAAGGTAATCAAGAAATTTCCAGTGATATTGTATGTGGTGTTGGCGATTATTATAGTAATGTTAGACTTGAGGGTTTGGAGAACCAGAGGGTTACTGCTGTAAATGAGGAATACGGGATAGTGAACGTTGAAGCTAGTAATGGTGATGGAGCTGATTGTGTGACAGCAGGGGCAAAGGATAAGCCTGCCTGGCTACAGGTTTTTAACAATACGAAGAACCATTTTGCTGGCGTTGTTTATGAGGTGCCTGTTGAAATTTTGGTAGGTGATAATGCCTGTGACCAGAATTTTAGGCCTCTGGATTTAGAGAATAAGAGGACTACATGTGGAGGTGATGAAAATAGGAAAATGAATGTTGAAGCAACTGAAGGTGAAACTGTGAATTCCATGCCGAGGAAGAAGCGTGGCCGGCCAAAAGgttggaagaagaagaaggaaattGTTGGTGCTGAAGAAATTATTCAACCGCTGTCAGGCGGAGACAATTTTGTACTGTTAAAGAGAAAGCGAGGCAGGCCAAAAG gttggaagaagaagaaggaaattGTTGGTGCCGAAGAAATTATTCAACAGCTGTCAGGCGGAGGCAATATTGTACTGTTAAAGAAAAAGCGAGGCAGGCCTATGGGttctaaaaaaaagaacaaaattctTACCAGTGAAGAAAATCGCAGAATGCCTGGCAATATTGTGTGTGATAATAGTTCTGGTCATAAGAATGTACTTCCAGTGAGCTTAGAGAGAACAAGCATGgcaaaaggagaagaaaaacaGCAGGTTGGGGATGTGCAGAAGAATGATTGTGGTAATAAGAAGCCATGCAAGCGAGGCCGAGGAAAGGATGGAAAGAATAAGAGAGCAGTTTTTTATGGGAAAGCTTTGAATAGGATTTTAGCGAAGAAGCATCAAAATCAGAGACCTCCTACTAAGATAGGAGAGGAAAAGGGAAAATATATGAAAGTGAAAAGGGGTTGTCTGGTTGAAGAAGGAAGTGATATCGGCCATGGAGATATAAATACATGCAAGTTATCAAATGACTCtgtcaaaattgaaaagaggACTAGAGGAAGACCAAGGAAAATTTGCAACCAATCAGAAAACTCAGAGTCAATC GATGCTACCAGCTGCAAAAAGGAGCAGAGGGGTTTGATGTGCCACCAATGTTTGAGGAATGATAGGAGTGATGTTGTCGTTTGTGCCAATTGCAAAAGGAAACGCTATTGCTATCAATGTGTTGCAAAGTG GTACCCAGAGAAAACAAGAGAGGACATAGAGATTGCCTGTCCTTTCTGCAGGGGCAATTGCAATTGCAGAGTATGCCTTAAACAAGATTTAGATGTTCTG GCTGGGCACCAAGAAGAGGATAAAAATATCAAGTTGGAAAAGTTACTTTACTTGCTACAAAAGACGCTACCTCTCCTGAGGCATATTCAACAGGAGCAGAACTCTGAATTGGAAGTAGAATCCAAAATCTGTG GTATCCAGTTGACAGAAGATCATGTGAAGAGATCTGTACTGGACGATGATGATCGAGTGTATTG TGACAATTGCAGTACATCCATTGTCAATTTCCACAGAAGCTGTCCAAATCCTGATTGTTCCTATGATCTCTGTCTCACTTGTTGTTGggaaataagaaaagataTTCAGTCTGGAGATAAGGAAGCAAAATCTTCTCAACAGcaagtttttgaaaaagtgCGTGGTCAAGTGGCAGAATTGAATGGCCAAAATTCTGTAAATTTTGGAACAGATGATTGCGTGGCTGATATGTCTTGTAAATTTCTTGATTGGAGAGCAGAGCCTCATGGTAGGATCCCCTGTCCTGCCAAAGCACGGGGAGGTTGTGGGACTCAAATGCTTACCCTTAGACGCATTTTTGATGCTAATTGGGTTAGCAAATTGATTACGACTGCAGAAGATCTGACTTTCAGTTATCGTTCACTGGATGTCAATGTTTCTCAAGGATGTTCTTTGTGTCATCCTGTTGATTCTGCTGAAAATGGAACAAAACCTCTTGAGGTAAGGCAGGCAGCTTATAGAGAGAACAGTCAGGACAATTATCTGTACTGCCCAAATGCAATCCAATTGGGAAACAGTGCAATTGAGCATTTTCAAATGCACTGGATCAGAGGGGAACCAGTTATTGTCAGAAACGTACTTGAAACGACTTGTGGACTTAGTTGGGATCCGATGGTCATGTGGAGGGCCTTTGTCGGGGCACGGAGGATATTAAAAGAGGAAGCTCACAAGGTTAAAGCCATTGATTGTTTGGAGTGGTGTGAG gttgaaattaatattttccagTTCTTTAAGGGGTACTTAGAAGGTCGAAGGTACAGGAATGGATGGCCAGGAATGCTGAAGTTGAAGGATTGGCCTCCATCAAATTCATTTGAGGAGTGTTTGCCAAGGCATGGTGCTGAATTCATAGCTATGCTTCCCTTTGCTGATTATACCCATCCAAAATCTGGTCCATTGAATCTTGCCACAAAGCTTCCTGCTGTTTTAAAGCCTGACTTGGGACCCAAAGCATACATTGCTTATGGGTCTTCGGAAGAACTTGGAAGAGGTGATTCAGTGACGAAACTACATTGTGACATTTCTGATGCG GTCAATGTTCTGACTCACACAGCTGAAGTGAAGATTCCCCCATGGcaacaaaaaatcattaaaaatttacagaaGAAATATGATGCTGAAGATTTGGACAAGCTTTCAAGTCGTGTGCCAAATGCATCAGGTAGAGTGGGAAGGAAGCCACAAAAAAAAcctccaaaagaaaaaaaccctAAAGTGAACACCACTGGGAGTGACTCCTTAATGgagcattttaatttagagGAAAAGAAACAAGATGGCTTACAAAACACATCCCAAGAGGGAGAATATTCAAAAGGGTTGGATGCCCTGTGGTTAACTCCAAAAAGGAGAGAATCTGCTCTGGGGCAGTCTGATTTTCATGGTCCAAAACCAGACCAGGGTGAGAGGGATGCAGCTTCAGAGTCCTTACCAGACAACAGGATTCAGAGCTATAATAATTGTCTGGATGATGCTAGGGCTAATCCCTCCTTTCCAAATGGGATGGATACAGGGCACAGCTGTGCTGCAGTTGAAGAATTTCAACCTGCCCATGCACTTGAGGGTAACCATGAAACAGTTGAGGGAAGTGTGTGCAATCAAGACCATCCTTATGATGTAGCAGGGAAAACAGAACTTGTCAAGGGTGAAGGGTCTTTGGAGGCAACTTATTCAGATGATGGAGTTGATAATGAAGCATCAATTGAGTCCGATGTGAATGCAGAAAGAGATAATTTTCTGGATAATCACATGACAGATGTTGTATATGGTGGTGCTGTTTGGGACATTTTCCGTAGGCAGGATGTACCCAAATTGATTGAGTACTTACAGAAGCATCAGAAAGAATTCCGCCACATTAATAATCATCCTGTGACTTCT GTTATTCACCCCATTCATGACCAGACCCTTTTTCTAAGTGAGAGACATAAAAAGCAGCTGAAGGAGGAGTTTA ATGTTGAACCTTGGACATTCGAGCAACATCTTGGTGAGGCTGTTTTCATTCCTGCTGGATGCCCACATCAAGTGAGAAATAGAAAG TCCTGCATTAAAGTGGCCCTCGACTTCGTATCCCCTGAAAATGTTCAAGAATGCATTCAGTTGACTGAGGAGTTTCGTTTGCTTCCAAAAGGTCACAGAGCAAATGAAGACAAATTAGag GTAAAGAAGATGGCATTATATGCCGTAAGCGCAGCTGTAAGTGAAGCCCAAATTCTTACTTCGAAATCCGAGTGA